Part of the Natranaerovirga pectinivora genome is shown below.
AGTATTGAACATCACTTATTAATCTTAAGTAATTTAAATAACCTATACCTGTTAAATTCTGAAGCCTTTTTATTTTTAATGATGTGATTAATTCTTTAGTGATCTTTTCTATGTCACTGGATTGAATTTGAATTTCATTATTTAAAATTGAGTTGATTTTATCTTGCTCCAATTTACTTTCCCTTATATTCTTGTATAGCGATATTGATACAGGCAATTTAACATCTTCTATTACAATATGATTCTTTGGGATATTTACCAGATTGAAAAAGCTATGTAATATAAAAAAACACAAACCAACTTTTAAAAAACTTAATAACACCTTCCATAATTTGATCCTTTGATAGAATATCTCTCCCTTTAATTTGCAATCTTCGTAGGATTGAATCATTGACTCAACTCCTTGAATTACAAAAAGCGAAAGAAAAGATATACTACCCACCCAATATGTATTCTTCAATTCATAATTCTTTGAGAAAAAAATCATATAAAAAGAAACAACCGATAGAAGAAAAAGTAAAAACTTTATGAATGTGACTATAGCAAATCTATCATTATGAGTTAACAAAACAAATACTATAAAAATGAAACTAAAAAAATTTATGAATGAGACAATACCATTATAATCTACAATCGTAAATACAAATAAGAGTACAATATTAACTGCTAAAACATAAAGAACTAACTTATCAATTTTTTTTATTTCTCTATTTTCCAATCCTTTCATGGTTCACCTCTCTTAATTCTTAAAAAAGAATATATCGCCTAATGTACCATCTTCGTATTCAGTTCCTTGATAAGATTTTACAAGCCTATAATTGCCCTTTGTATAATCTCTAACAACTTTATCCCAAAAATATACAGAAGCTAAATTCTTAGGATGTCTTTTAAGTTGCCACCTGCCTTTGAACATGTCAAACACTTTATATGCTGCATACTTGCCAATACCACATCTGCGATACTTTAACATAATAAAAAATTCTGCCAATGTATAGTCTGTTTTTTCCTCTTGAACTTCAGGATAGTCATTAACCATTATAAACCCAGCTAAATGATCATCAACTACTATAAAAAAAGCCCACCGATTTTTCTCTGTCCAATAATTGTCTAAGTAGTCATAACCATAAAGACCAAGTTTGTTGACATCTCTATTATTATACTGAGAGAATTCATAGTTGTATTTTTCTAAAAGGTTTCTTAATACTTCTTTATCCTCTATTCCAACTTGAACAATATCAATATTCATATTTATTCCCCTCTAATCTAAAATTTTCATAACTGTATTATAATTTTCTAAATACACTTCTTTACTCTCATCTAATAATAATTCCCCCCAGAAATGCACTAGCTCCAGTTTCTGATCTTGAATTATTGTATTTATTCTCATCTAAAAAACTATTTTGATATAGCCTTACCTCACTATTAAATGGATGTACTGGTATTCCATTCTCTATAGTGTAGCTTAGATCAACTAAACCTTTCATTTATGCGTTCCTCCGAGGTAAAATTTTAAATCCCATAATATATCCCCCAACTATGTAATTTGTACATTACATTATGTTATGAATGGTTCCTTTGCATCGTTCTCTTTCTAAGCCTTGTATCAAGTTTGAATTTAATGCTTTCATATTATAAAGTTATTCCATAAATACGAGAGTTATCTCCCCAAGGATGGTATCCTGTGCCAATATATTGAAATCCATATTTTTCATAATATCCAATATGATCTGTACACAGATACAGATGCGGAAAGCCACCTTCTTTTGCATCTTTCTTTGCTTGCTCTAACAGAATAGAACCATATGCATTTCCTCTATATTCCTTTTCAATGTAAACAGCACAAACCCAAGGATACAAATCCATACGACTAATAAAATCATTTGTAATAAGACCGGCACAACCAATTATGTTGTCGTTATCCATCAATAAGTACCATTGTGGTAATGGATTAGAAGTAGTGATGCAATTTGTTATACAGTCTTCATATACTTTCATGCTATTTTTGCTTGCCCACTTGCTTTGAAAGTATTTAATTGCTCTGTCTTTATATTCAGGATGTTTTTTTATAGATATAACGTTCATTTCTTTCTTCCTTTCTCTCATTTACTGCTCTTTTAAGTTTTATTTTTAAATCTATCAAGCAATTTGACCAATAATTCAGTGTTATTTTTTATCAAATAATAAATGAATTACCTTATCGTAGTTAATCTCTTCTCCATTATCATCAATAAGTCGTATCTCTTTCTTTTGATATAAATCTTGAATTCTCAATCCAAGCTTTTTTTTCATCTCTTCCTTTCCCATGCTTGTACCACATGCCATACCAATAGCCATCCATATTAAAAAATTCAAAAATCATCAACCAGTCTTTCAATAAATAAATTGTTACTTATATCTACACACAATTGAACCTAACAAGACTTATTAATAGAATATAATCCTTCTTCATTTGAATATCATTGCACGTCCACTTGAACTAGATATAATTATGTCAGCTTGAAATACAACTGAAATTTTTCAAGATATACTCTCTAAAATACTCATAATAAATCTGTCCCCAAATAGGAGTGTTTCTATAAAAATATAAAACCTCTCTATTGAGATCATATAATATTGGCATCTCAAAGGCTGAGAAATGTTTAGTTGGTCTTCTTTGTACAAAATCTATGGCTTCTTTACTAATATCTTCACTTGCCAATAGAGCAAATGAAGTAAAGCCATTTTGTATACCTCTTGGAAGTCCTTTATAATTTTTCCTGGCATATTCAAAAGTTGTCTTCGAATATGCTTTAATAGTGTTTTCCTCAACAATACTGCTATAACTTATAAAACTGAACATTTTTAGTTTAGTAGCAAACCATTTCCATTCAAATTTTTCATCATATAATACATCAATTAAGTTTTCTTTTCCTTCTATGCTCTTTGAACCATTGTATCTACTTTTCACCTTTGTACTATACTCTAAATAATCCATTTTTACCTCTCCCCAATAACAGTAATTTAACTTCTTTATTTATTTCTTAATTATACTACGTTATAGAACTTTTGTGTGTATTTTAATATATAATTCTGCTTTTTCTATTAAATACTCTTCATGGTACCTTTTACCACTAATTTCTAGAAATTTACCTAACAAAAAAAGAAACTATTTTCTTTCAGTTTCTTTTTCTAACCTTTACAGCTCTTTTATATTCAACTTTAATCTCATTACCCTTTTAACTCAATATGCTCTTCTTCAATCCTTATAATCTCCACCATAGGATATTTTTCATTAATCAACTTACCTAAATTGTCTAATCCAAATATCTCAGTATATGTATGGCTTCCAACAATAAGATTTGGAGGGGGGAATTTCTTACCTAAATATAACGTCTCACTTTATTCATATATTTTATATACTCTTCTCCAAATTTTTCGATACACCATCTTTCTTCCGAAAGAATAACCCAGTGCGATGATATTTGGAACACTATTACTAACATAAGTAATATCCATGAATATGTAAGTAATACACACCCTATGAAACAGATGAAATATGCTATGTACATAGGATTGCGGGATACTCGATATAACCCATTTAGCTTTATCCCATTCATTTTAGGCTTAGCATAATTTATTATAGATACAATATATACAATAATTCCTAAACCATATATTATCAGACCTATATAAAACCAATCAGCGTCAGTTCTGATTTTCAGTAATAACAAATATAGTACAATAAGAACTGTTGTAATTTAATAAATCCAGAATACTACTTTTTCTCTTCCTATTAAAGGAGCAAAGAAACCCGCACGTTTAAGTGCTTCTTTGTT
Proteins encoded:
- a CDS encoding GNAT family N-acetyltransferase encodes the protein MNIDIVQVGIEDKEVLRNLLEKYNYEFSQYNNRDVNKLGLYGYDYLDNYWTEKNRWAFFIVVDDHLAGFIMVNDYPEVQEEKTDYTLAEFFIMLKYRRCGIGKYAAYKVFDMFKGRWQLKRHPKNLASVYFWDKVVRDYTKGNYRLVKSYQGTEYEDGTLGDIFFFKN
- a CDS encoding GNAT family N-acetyltransferase, with translation MNVISIKKHPEYKDRAIKYFQSKWASKNSMKVYEDCITNCITTSNPLPQWYLLMDNDNIIGCAGLITNDFISRMDLYPWVCAVYIEKEYRGNAYGSILLEQAKKDAKEGGFPHLYLCTDHIGYYEKYGFQYIGTGYHPWGDNSRIYGITL
- a CDS encoding methyltransferase family protein, which translates into the protein MNGIKLNGLYRVSRNPMYIAYFICFIGCVLLTYSWILLMLVIVFQISSHWVILSEERWCIEKFGEEYIKYMNKVRRYI